In Pseudonocardia sp. DSM 110487, the sequence GACCGGCGTCGATCGCGGCGCGAAGGTGATCGGCGATCTGCCGGTATGGCGGCCGATCGTTCAGCCGGTCGATGCGGCCGAGGTCCACACGAACACCTCCAGTCGTCCAGGCGTCCCGTAGGGTACGTCTCTGATCGTCGGAGGAAGGGCTCGACATGGGCGGCACGCCCAGGCACTCCGTGAGCGTCGCCGGCGTCGTGGTACGCGACGACGGACGCGTCCTCGTGATCCAGCGCCGGGACAACGGTCACTGGGAGCCGCCCGGCGGCGTGCTCGAACTCGCCGAGACCTTCGACGAGGGCGTCCGACGCGAGGTGGCCGAGGAGACCGGCGTGCAGGTCGACGTCGAGCGGCTCACCGGCGTGTACAAGAACGTCAAGCGCGGCATCGTTGCCTTGGTGTTCCGCTGCCGCCCTGCAGCGGGTGAGGCGACGGCGACGGACGAGTCGAGGCGGGTCGCCTGGTTCACCCCGGAAGAAGTGCGCCGGCACATGACCCCCGCTTATGCGATCCGGGTCTTGGATGCCCTGGACGACGGGGTTGCGACCAGGGCCCACGACGGGGTGCACATGATCAGGTCGACCTCATGAGTCTCCCGAGCCTCACCAGCACACATGGTGTCGATCTGATCATGCGCCCAGCGCCCGGTCGCGGGCGCGGGTGAGTTGAGCGACGATCAGGTCCTGTCGGCGGAGGATCTCGAGCTTCGTGT encodes:
- a CDS encoding NUDIX hydrolase: MGGTPRHSVSVAGVVVRDDGRVLVIQRRDNGHWEPPGGVLELAETFDEGVRREVAEETGVQVDVERLTGVYKNVKRGIVALVFRCRPAAGEATATDESRRVAWFTPEEVRRHMTPAYAIRVLDALDDGVATRAHDGVHMIRSTS